From the genome of Anopheles moucheti chromosome 3, idAnoMoucSN_F20_07, whole genome shotgun sequence, one region includes:
- the LOC128301737 gene encoding F-box/LRR-repeat protein 14 produces MEEASFMLTEIPGGFISHRPHTIAGGHHHRFAPYPVVLHQPHLQQSANSPAIYTIPSHHLSHHHAHSHHALGGHHAAHHHHHHHAAIRSANRPKSPITPPTQAIEEEGTHIGHLYPEILAMIFAKLSVRDRGRAAQVCTVWRDAAYAKSCWRGVEASLHLRRPSPTLFGSLVKRGIKRVQVLSVRRALKDIVTGVPNLESLNLSGCYNITDMAIGHAFAADFPNLKVLNLSLCKQVTDSSLGRITQHLKNIEVLELGGCSNITNTGLLLISWGLKKLRRLNLRSCWHISDHGIGHLAGLSKETADGTPALEYLGLQDCQRLSDEALRHIAQGLSSLRSINLSFCVSVTDSGLKHLARMSRLEELNLRACDNISDIGMAYLTEGCSSISTLDVSFCDKVADQAMVHISQGLFQLRSLSLSACQITDEGLSRIAKSLHDLETLNIGQCSRITDRGLEIVAAELVNLRAIDLYGCTRLTPNALQKINQLPRLSKVNRGLWHVR; encoded by the coding sequence ATGGAGGAAGCTAGCTTTATGTTGACGGAAATTCCGGGCGGTTTTATATCGCACCGACCGCACACGATCGCcggtgggcatcatcatcGGTTCGCACCCTATCCGGTTGTTTTGCATCAGCCACATCTGCAACAGTCGGCAAACTCACCAGCGATATACACCATTCCATCGCATCATCTGTCGCACCATCATGCCCACTCACATCACGCACTTGGCGGACACCATGCagctcaccatcatcaccatcatcacgcGGCGATCAGGTCGGCGAACCGTCCCAAAAGTCCGATCACTCCACCGACGCAGGCCATCGAGGAAGAAGGCACACACATCGGACATCTATACCCAGAAATACTGGCAATGATCTTCGCAAAGCTAAGCGTCAGGGATCGTGGCCGTGCGGCACAAGTGTGCACCGTTTGGCGTGATGCTGCGTACGCAAAAAGCTGCTGGCGGGGCGTTGAAGCCAGTCTGCATCTACGGCGGCCTTCACCGACACTGTTCGGCTCGTTGGTCAAACGGGGCATCAAACGCGTCCAGGTGCTATCGGTGCGCCGCGCTTTGAAGGACATTGTGACCGGCGTACCGAACTTAGAGTCACTTAATCTCAGTGGCTGCTACAATATCACGGACATGGCTATAGGGCACGCGTTTGCTGCCGACTTCCCTAACCTAAAAGTGCTCAATCTATCACTTTGCAAGCAGGTGACCGATTCGAGCCTTGGACGCATCACACaacatttgaaaaatattgaaGTGTTGGAGCTTGGAGGGTGCAGTAACATCACCAACACGGGCCTGCTGCTGATTTCGTGGGGTTTGAAGAAGTTGCGCCGCCTCAATTTGCGCTCCTGTTGGCACATTTCGGACCACGGTATCGGCCATCTCGCCGGGCTTAGCAAAGAAACGGCGGACGGAACTCCTGCCCTCGAGTACCTGGGGCTACAGGACTGTCAGCGGCTCTCGGACGAAGCGCTCCGACACATCGCCCAAGGTCTCAGCTCGCTGCGGTCAATCAATCTGAGCTTCTGCGTTTCCGTCACCGACAGCGGTTTGAAGCATCTGGCGCGTATGTCACGCCTGGAGGAGCTGAATTTGCGCGCATGTGATAACATATCGGACATCGGTATGGCGTACCTGACGGAAGGCTGCAGCTCGATCTCAACGTTGGATGTTAGCTTCTGTGATAAGGTGGCCGATCAGGCCATGGTGCACATTTCGCAAGGTCTATTCCAGCTGCGCTCTCTAAGCCTTAGTGCGTGTCAAATCACGGATGAAGGTCTTTCGCGCATTGCCAAATCGCTTCACGATCTAGAGACGCTTAACATTGGCCAGTGTAGTCGCATTACCGATCGTGGGTTAGAAATTGTGGCCGCCGAACTGGTCAACTTACGTGCCATCGATCTTTACGGTTGCACCCGGCTAACACCGAATGCACTGCAAAAGATTAATCAATTGCCGCGGCTGTCGAAGGTTAATCGAGGCCTGTGGCATGTCCGGTGA